One Ranitomeya imitator isolate aRanImi1 chromosome 1, aRanImi1.pri, whole genome shotgun sequence DNA window includes the following coding sequences:
- the LOC138663746 gene encoding THAP domain-containing protein 1 A-like, with product MTVCAAKGCKNRLSKGCGKHFFRFPMKNPEYLAKWIEVIRRDKWKPSIYSRLCSDHFTEEDYMLRPGASYPYLRLDAVPSIINGVHIKKPPKKPVKKRDSGTSPSPNVAQKPKSAAKAIISEAAMSVEHSYSAACTNKENVRSPKVDPILVNLRRKKNSLQKQILRQKTRIANMKKMILQLRSNMLGSDPVHLVSKHFSGLTLELFRHQVQRRKKPRVIQFSKEIKGFAVTLYHYSQVAYELCRPVLSLPDLDTLREWMPAKVERAQAEPEMNTETTD from the exons ATGACTGTCTGTGCCGCAAAAGGCTGCAAAAATCGACTGTCAAAAGGATGTGGTAAACATTTCTTCAG ATTTCCAATGAAAAATCCAGAATATCTTGCCAAATGGATCGAAGTAATTCGTCGTGACAAGTGGAAACCTTCAATCTATAGTAGACTCTGCAGTGACCACTTCACGGAAGAGGACTACATGCTGCGGCCAGGAGCCTCCTACCCATACCTGCGCCTGGATGCCGTGCCTTCTATTATAAATGGCGTCCATATTAAAAAGCCGCCTAAGAAACCTGTGAAAAAGAGAGACAGTGGCACCTCGCCTTCACCAAATGTGGCTCAGAAGCCAAAGTCAGCAGCTAAAGCCATCATCTCCGAAGCTGCCATGTCTGTGGAGCACTCCTATTCTGCTGCCTGCACTAACAAGGAGAATGTACGTAGCCCCAAAGTGGACCCCATCCTTGTTAATCTGAGGAGGAAAAAGAACTCTCTCCAGAAGCAGATTTTGAGGCAGAAGACCCGGATAGCCAACATGAAGAAGATGATCCTGCAGCTGAGAAGTAACATGCTCGGCAGTGACCCTGTCCATCTTGTGTCCAAGCACTTCAGCGGGTTAACACTAGAACTGTTCAGACACCAGGTGCAGAGGCGCAAGAAACCCAGAGTCATCCAGTTCTCCAAAGAGATCAAAGGCTTTGCTGTGACTCTCTACCATTACTCCCAAGTGGCCTATGAACTCTGCAGACCCGTGCTATCCTTACCTGATCTGGACACTTTGAGGGAGTGGATGCCGGCAAAGGTGGAGAGGGCACAGGCTGAACCCGAGATGAACACAGAGACAACTGATTAA